The proteins below come from a single Vidua chalybeata isolate OUT-0048 chromosome 1, bVidCha1 merged haplotype, whole genome shotgun sequence genomic window:
- the PRKAG2 gene encoding 5'-AMP-activated protein kinase subunit gamma-2 isoform X7 has product MLEKLELEDEALEESESDIYVRFMRSHKCYDIVPTSSKLVVFDTTLQVKKAFFALVANGVRAAPLWESKKQSFVGMLTITDFINILHRYYKSPMVQIYELEEHKIETWRELYLQETFKPLVNISPDASLFDAVYSLIKNKIHRLPVIDPVSGNALYILTHKRILKFLQLFMSEMPKPAFMKKNLDELGIGTYHNIAFIHPDTPIIKALNIFVERRISALPVVDESGKVVDIYSKFDVINLAAEKTYNNLDITVTQALQHRSQYFEGVVKCSMLETLETIVDRIVKAEVHRLVVVNEADSIVGIISLSDILQALVLTPAGAKQKENESE; this is encoded by the exons CACTTGAAGAATCGGAAAGTGACATTTATGTGCGATTCATGAGGTCACACAAGTGTTATGACATTGTTCCAACAAGCTCTAAGCTTGTTGTTTTCGACACTACGCTACAA gtaaagaaagcattttttgcCTTGGTGGCAAATGGTGTGAGAGCAGCTCCACTGTGGGAGAGTAAAAAACAGAGTTTTGTAG GAATGTTAACAATTACAGATTTCATTAACATACTACATAGATACTATAAGTCTCCTATG GTTCAGATTTATGAATTGGAGGAGCACAAGATAGAAACCTGGAGGG AGCTTTATTTACAAGAGACTTTTAAACCTTTAGTGAACATCTCCCCAGATGCAAG CCTTTTTGATGCTGTATATTCGTTGATCAAAAACAAAATCCACAGATTGCCAGTTATAGATCCAGTCAGTGGAAATGCACTTTATATACTTACCCATAAAAGAATCCTCAAGTTCCTCCAGCTTTTT ATGTCAGAGATGCCAAAGCCTGCCTTTATGAAGAAGAACCTGGATGAACTTGGAATAGGAACTTACCACAACATTGCCTTCATACATCCAGACACTCCTATCATTAAAGCCTTGAATATATTTGTAGAGCGAAGGATATCGGCATTGCCTGTGGTGGATGAGTCAG gaaaaGTTGTAGATATTTATTCCAAATTTGATGTAATA aATCTTGCTGCTGAAAAAACGTATAATAACTTAGATATCACAGTGACACAAGCCCTACAGCACCGCTCTCAGTATTTTGAAGGTGTTGTAAAGTGTAGTATGCTGGAAACACTGGAGACCATTGTGGATAGAATAGTGAAGGCTGAG GTTCATCGTTTGGTGGTAGTGAATGAAGCTGATAGCATTGTGGGTATCATCTCCCTGTCTGACATCCTACAAGCTCTGGTACTCACACCTGCAG GTGCCAAACAAAAGGAGAACGAGAGCGAATGA